Proteins encoded in a region of the Planococcus citri chromosome 1, ihPlaCitr1.1, whole genome shotgun sequence genome:
- the hlk gene encoding uncharacterized protein hlk isoform X2: MSVSLCWKSRTMFCVLRTLAILLVLSAVAFDFAAAAKKDASVPAPKAAETSKANPSTKHSEPVIEDVTAKQLEKVLNEKDYVAVFWYTRSCHTCDKVLEELENIDDDTDSFGVDFVKINDKRLAKHYGIKNFPALTYFREKEPIIYEGDLMDEESVLNFLTSLEALDLPDRIEEVNSKILQKIIDDTDFVAVLFYKQNCRKCAKVLQELENIDDEADQLGIGFVKIADDALAEEYNLGELPKLVYYRHQIPIVYENELTKEEDVLEWLVQNKSTGDEDDVIEEVTAKTLETLISSVDYLVVLFYDNDEEESQIVLGELEKIDDDCDRHGIQFVKIDDTKVAQEFGIDTVPAIVYFEKKIPNLYDGNLENEEEILEWLVSQLEKDEIEDITDEMLDRLIKDGKTLAVLFYDDNDRKSLRVLNELENIDDECDKLGVTFVKIDNSDEAKEYGIEKLPALVYFEKGIPLMYKGNLEEEEKVLAWIEHQLQSDEIEDVTDEMLDILIERMPHVAALFYDKNQKKSQKVLTELENIDDECDQNDIAFVKIDDQKEAQEYGVTSLPQLIFFEKRIPHVYEGDLLKEEELLSWLIHQKRHSEIPEVTNKMVDKLVETVPYLAVLFYDKDDKQDIRILNELENIDDELDKEGIVIVRIDNDEEAKEYGIDHLPTLVYFENRIPALYEGDLINEEEVLSWLMEQKSTATIEEVTDEILKGLVEEHEYVLVYFSGRCEEGEKCDKILDGFENIDDELDESGIVFVTTEDQNIAKEYSIKSFPALVFFRNKEPLHYSGDLEDEDEVLSWLNEDSTLEIPGKIEEVNGKMLDKILNETEHVVVFFYKEGDKKSQKILAELENIDDECEEKGISFVKTSDDGIDKEYDLAELPAVVYYRNRFRKIYNGDLMHEEAILAWVLDLYVSTPDVIESVDRKTLQVLINDVEHLAVFFYSDKCDTCESILNDLETIDDDTDKHGIQFVKSKDSKLASELGIFSFPALVYYETGVPIMYDGNLLDESEVLDWMMRQKTDESIEDIDRDGLFEYIDTKEFLAVVWYTEDDAAMARVIRHIELIDDEALEYGIKIVKCTDKLMAKKFGFRNLPGITYFRKGKFINYDGDIEDDEELLDWLTDPSNMEMTDHIEKVNRKMFEKIRQTSDYVAVFFYSDDCKQCNRVLAELEHIDDEADDFGIDFVKINDKQFSKEMGVFALPAVVFFKLGSKEPVIYAGDLYDEEEILNWLMTQKDPSGDVIEELEGEKLLHAIHTSESLAVFFWNGTKCEECMSKKGQKKQKKIRERREESVAENADNAIDNEIADQMNECDQCSQILEELENIDDDCDRHGITFVKTQDFSLAENFGVSELPSLVYFENQIPNMFEGDLTEEEEVLQWLITQRTEDRIELITRAMLEAMVEDTQYLAVYFYKETCHICDQILEGLESIDDECDVFGIHLVKIQDPQLAKRYSIKTFPALVYFRNGNPLLFEGDLQNEESVLEWLIDDDNRELADEIEEVNSRMLERLLDESLFLAVFFYDKDCEDCDDILEELEIIDGEADLFGIDMVKISDSEAAQKYGIVNMPSLVYFRKRIPLLYDGDLLDAEKILTWLTSQDVFEIKNEIEEVNRKMLSKLLDENEFLAVYFYEKNSPISMKVLDRLERIDGETDDMDITFVKMGDPRYARKWGVTKLPAIVYFRNRFPSIYRGECESEDEVLDWLRKNRYRQPELNVFMYGLIALTLAFVSYTIFLLYGFPNHPKTS; the protein is encoded by the exons ATACACGAAGCTGTCATACCTGTGATAAAGTTTTAGAAGAATTAGAAAATATAGACGACGACACGGACAGTTTTGGGgtagattttgtgaaaataaacgataaaaGACTGGCTAAACATTATGGCATCAAGAATTTCCCAGCACTCACCTACTTCCGAGAGAAGGAACCAATCATTTACGAAG GAGATTTAATGGACGAAGAAAGTGTGTTGAATTTCTTAACGAGCTTGGAAGCTTTGGATTTACCAGATCGAATCGAAGAAgtgaactcgaaaattttacaaaaaatcatcgACGATACGGATTTTGTGGCCGTTCTATTCT ATAAACAAAATTGCCGGAAATGCGCCAAAGTACTACAAGAATTGGAAAACATTGACGACGAAGCGGATCAACTAGGCATAGGTTTCGTTAAAATAGCGGATGACGCGTTAGCCGAAGAATACAATTTGGGCGAGCTTCCAAAACTGGTGTATTATCGACATCAAATTCCAATCGTGTACGAAA ATGAGTTGACTAAAGAGGAAGATGTGTTAGAATGGTTGGTACAAAATAAATCAACTGGAGATGAAGACGATGTTATCGAAGAAGTAACCGCCAAAACACTGGAAACTCTTATATCATCGGTGGATTACTTAGTCGTTCTTTTCT acGACAACGACGAAGAAGAATCTCAAATTGTACTCGGTGAATTGGAGAAAATTGACGACGACTGCGACAGACATGGAATCCAGTTTGTAAAAATAGACGACACCAAGGTAGCCCAAGAATTTGGAATTGATACTGTACCTGCCATTGTTTACTTTGAGAAGAAAATACCAAATTTATACGATG GTAATTTGGAAAACGAAGAAGAAATACTGGAATGGTTAGTCAGCCAATTAGAGAAAGACGAAATCGAAGATATCACCGACGAAATGCTCGACAGGCTGATAAAGGACGGTAAAACCCTGGCTGTGCTGTTtt atgacGACAACGACAGAAAGTCTTTACGAGTTCTAAACGAATTGGAGAACATAGACGACGAATGCGACAAACTTGGagtaacttttgtaaaaattgataattcggaCGAAGCTAAAGAATacggaattgaaaaattacccgcACTTGTGTACTTCGAAAAAGGAATTCCTCTCATGTACAAAG GAAATctggaagaagaagaaaaagtttTGGCTTGGATCGAACATCAACTACAAAGCGACGAAATCGAAGACGTAACCGACGAAATGTTGGATATTTTAATTGAGAGGATGCCTCACGTGGCTGCTTTATTCT AtgacaaaaaccaaaaaaaaagtcaaaaagttcTCACCGAGTTGGAAAACATCGACGACGAATGCGATCAGAATGACATAGCTTTTGTGAAAATCGACGATCAAAAAGAAGCTCAAGAATACGGAGTGACGTCATTACCCCaactgatattttttgaaaaaagaattccgCACGTTTACGAAG GAGATTTACTAAAAGAGGAAGAATTACTCAGTTGGCTTATCCATCAGAAAAGGCACAGTGAAATACCTGAAGTGACCAATAAAATGGTTGATAAGCTTGTCGAGACTGTACCTTACTTGGCTGTGTTATTCT ACGATAAAGATGATAAACAAGATATACGAATTTTAAACGAACTGGAAAACATCGACGACGAATTGGACAAAGAAGGTATCGTTATAGTTAGGATAGATAATGACGAAGAAGCCAAAGAATACGGAATCGATCACCTACCCACATTGGTATACTTTGAAAACAGAATACCTGCTTTGTACGAAg GTGATTTAATCAACGAAGAAGAAGTACTCAGTTGGTTAATGGAGCAAAAATCTACTGCAACGATCGAAGAAGTTACTGACGAAATCTTGAAAGGATTAGTGGAGGAGCACGAATATGTTTTGGTTTATTTCA GTGGAAGATGCGAAGAAGGCGAAAAATGCGACAAAATTTTAGATGGTTTTGAAAACATCGACGATGAATTGGACGAAAGTGGAATCGTTTTTGTGACCACTGAAGACCAAAATATTGCCAAAGAGTACAGTATCAAAAGTTTTCCAGCTTTAGTATTCTTCCGCAACAAGGAACCTTTGCATTATAGTG GCGACCTCGAAGACGAAGATGAAGTTTTATCGTGGCTGAACGAAGACAGCACTTTGGAAATTCCAGGCAAAATCGAAGAAGTAAATGGCAAAATGTTGGATAAGATTTTAAACGAGACCGAGCATGTCGTGGTATTTTTCT ATAAAGAAGGCGAcaagaaaagtcaaaaaattttagccgAATTGGAAAATATAGACGACGAATGCGAAGAAAAAGGCATAAGTTTTGTCAAAACGTCCGACGATGGTATAGATAAAGAATACGATTTAGCTGAATTACCAGCTGTTGTCTATTATAGAAACCGATTCCGCAAAATTTATAACG GTGATCTAATGCACGAGGAAGCTATATTAGCCTGGGTGCTGGATTTGTACGTATCGACGCCTGATGTCATTGAAAGTGTGGACAGAAAAACGTTACAAGTTTTGATCAATGATGTGGAGCACTTGGCTGTGTTTTTCT ATAGCGATAAATGCGATACTTGCGAATCGATATTGAACGATTTAGAAACCATCGACGACGACACAGATAAACACGGTATTCAGTTTGTAAAATCCAAAGATTCTAAACTCGCTTCTGAATTGGGCATATTCAGCTTTCCAGCTCTAGTGTATTATGAAACCGGTGTTCCCATCATGTACGATG GAAATTTATTGGACGAAAGCGAAGTGCTGGACTGGATGATGAGGCAAAAAACTGACGAAAGCATCGAAGATATCGACCGAGATGGCCTCTTCGAATATATCGATACAAAAGAATTTTTGGCTGTGGTTTGGT ATACAGAAGACGATGCGGCCATGGCTCGAGTCATCCGCCATATCGAATTAATCGACGACGAGGCTTTAGAATATGGGATCAAAATAGTGAAATGTACCGATAAGTTGATGGCGAAAAAATTTGGGTTTCGTAACTTGCCCGGAATTACGTATTTTCGGAAAGGCAAATTCATCAATTACGACG GAGACATCGAAGACGATGAGGAATTATTAGACTGGTTAACGGATCCTTCAAATATGGAAATGACCGATCACATCGAAAAAGTCaatagaaaaatgtttgagaaaattagGCAAACTTCCGATTACGTGGCGGTTTTCTTTT ATAGTGACGACTGCAAACAATGCAATAGAGTATTAGCCGAATTGGAACACATCGACGATGAAGCCGACGACTTTGGAatagattttgtgaaaataaacgataaacaattttccaaagaaaTGGGTGTTTTTGCTCTTCCAgcagttgtttttttcaaactgggTTCGAAAGAACCTGTAATTTACGctg GAGACTTGTACGATGAAGAGGAAATATTAAACTGGTTAATGACGCAAAAGGATCCTTCAGGAGATGTAATCGAAGAACTGGAGGGGGAGAAATTACTACACGCCATTCATACTTCGGAATCATTGGCAGTCTTTTTCT GGAATGGTACCAAATGTGAAGAATGTATGTcgaaaaaaggccaaaaaaagcagaaaaaaattcgagaacGCCGAGAAGAAAGCGTCGCAGAAAATGCTGACAACGCTATTGATAATGAGATTGCTG ATCAAATGAACGAATGTGATCAATGTAGTCAAATTTTAGAAGAGTTGGAGAACATTGATGACGACTGCGACCGTCACGGAATCACTTTCGTTAAAACACAA GATTTTTCATTGGCAGAAAATTTCGGAGTATCAGAGCTACCTTCGTtggtgtattttgaaaatcaaatcccGAACATGTTTGAAG GCGATTTAACGGAAGAAGAAGAGGTACTTCAGTGGTTGATCACACAGAGGACGGAAGATCGAATAGAACTGATCACCAGAGCAATGCTAGAAGCGATGGTTGAGGACACGCAATACTTGGCTGTGTATTTCT ATAAGGAAACGTGCCACATTTGCGATCAAATTCTGGAAGGATTAGAAAGTATCGATGACGAATGTGACGTATTTGGAATCCATCtcgtcaaaattcaagatcCTCAGTTAGCCAAACGTTACTCCATCAAAACCTTTCCCGCTTTAGTCTATTTTCGAAATGGCAATCCTCTTTTATTTGAAG GAGATCTACAAAACGAAGAATCAGTTTTGGAATGGCTTATTGACGATGATAATCGCGAATTAGCAGATGAAATCGAAGAAGTGAACAGTCGTATGCTGGAAAGATTACTGGATGAGTCGCTATTTCTggctgtattttttt atgACAAAGACTGTGAAGACTGCGACGATATTTTGGAAGAGCTGGAAATTATAGACGGCGAAGCTGACTTATTTG GTATCGATATGGTAAAAATATCAGATTCCGAAGCGGCTCAAAAATATGGAATCGTAAACATGCCTTCTTTAGTATATTTCAGAAAGCGTATCCCATTACTATACGATG gcgATTTGTTGGATGCGGAAAAAATTCTAACCTGGTTAACGTCACAAgatgtttttgaaatcaaaaatgaaattgaagaagtGAATAGAAAGATGTTGTCAAAACTCCtggatgaaaatgaatttttggctgTTTATTTTT ATGAAAAGAATTCACCGATCAGTATGAAAGTGTTGGATCGTTTGGAAAGAATAGACGGTGAAACTGATGATATGGAtataacttttgtaaaaatgggTGATCCACGGTACGCCCGAAAATGGGGTGTAACAAAACTGCCAGCCATAGTTTACTTTAGAAATAGATTTCCTAGCATTTACAGAG GAGAATGTGAATCAGAAGATGAAGTATTAGACTGGTTAAGAAAAAACCGATACCGGCAGCCAGAATTGAACGTATTCATGTACGGTTTGATAGCCCTTACTCTGGCATTTGTCAGTTACACCATATTCCTTCTATATGGATTCCCTAATCACCCAAAGACATCGTAA
- the hlk gene encoding uncharacterized protein hlk isoform X1, producing MSVSLCWKSRTMFCVLRTLAILLVLSAVAFDFAAAAKKDASVPAPKAAETSKANPSTKHSEPVIEDVTAKQLEKVLNEKDYVAVFWYTRSCHTCDKVLEELENIDDDTDSFGVDFVKINDKRLAKHYGIKNFPALTYFREKEPIIYEGDLMDEESVLNFLTSLEALDLPDRIEEVNSKILQKIIDDTDFVAVLFCPEQDSCATKSPNKQNCRKCAKVLQELENIDDEADQLGIGFVKIADDALAEEYNLGELPKLVYYRHQIPIVYENELTKEEDVLEWLVQNKSTGDEDDVIEEVTAKTLETLISSVDYLVVLFYDNDEEESQIVLGELEKIDDDCDRHGIQFVKIDDTKVAQEFGIDTVPAIVYFEKKIPNLYDGNLENEEEILEWLVSQLEKDEIEDITDEMLDRLIKDGKTLAVLFYDDNDRKSLRVLNELENIDDECDKLGVTFVKIDNSDEAKEYGIEKLPALVYFEKGIPLMYKGNLEEEEKVLAWIEHQLQSDEIEDVTDEMLDILIERMPHVAALFYDKNQKKSQKVLTELENIDDECDQNDIAFVKIDDQKEAQEYGVTSLPQLIFFEKRIPHVYEGDLLKEEELLSWLIHQKRHSEIPEVTNKMVDKLVETVPYLAVLFYDKDDKQDIRILNELENIDDELDKEGIVIVRIDNDEEAKEYGIDHLPTLVYFENRIPALYEGDLINEEEVLSWLMEQKSTATIEEVTDEILKGLVEEHEYVLVYFSGRCEEGEKCDKILDGFENIDDELDESGIVFVTTEDQNIAKEYSIKSFPALVFFRNKEPLHYSGDLEDEDEVLSWLNEDSTLEIPGKIEEVNGKMLDKILNETEHVVVFFYKEGDKKSQKILAELENIDDECEEKGISFVKTSDDGIDKEYDLAELPAVVYYRNRFRKIYNGDLMHEEAILAWVLDLYVSTPDVIESVDRKTLQVLINDVEHLAVFFYSDKCDTCESILNDLETIDDDTDKHGIQFVKSKDSKLASELGIFSFPALVYYETGVPIMYDGNLLDESEVLDWMMRQKTDESIEDIDRDGLFEYIDTKEFLAVVWYTEDDAAMARVIRHIELIDDEALEYGIKIVKCTDKLMAKKFGFRNLPGITYFRKGKFINYDGDIEDDEELLDWLTDPSNMEMTDHIEKVNRKMFEKIRQTSDYVAVFFYSDDCKQCNRVLAELEHIDDEADDFGIDFVKINDKQFSKEMGVFALPAVVFFKLGSKEPVIYAGDLYDEEEILNWLMTQKDPSGDVIEELEGEKLLHAIHTSESLAVFFWNGTKCEECMSKKGQKKQKKIRERREESVAENADNAIDNEIADQMNECDQCSQILEELENIDDDCDRHGITFVKTQDFSLAENFGVSELPSLVYFENQIPNMFEGDLTEEEEVLQWLITQRTEDRIELITRAMLEAMVEDTQYLAVYFYKETCHICDQILEGLESIDDECDVFGIHLVKIQDPQLAKRYSIKTFPALVYFRNGNPLLFEGDLQNEESVLEWLIDDDNRELADEIEEVNSRMLERLLDESLFLAVFFYDKDCEDCDDILEELEIIDGEADLFGIDMVKISDSEAAQKYGIVNMPSLVYFRKRIPLLYDGDLLDAEKILTWLTSQDVFEIKNEIEEVNRKMLSKLLDENEFLAVYFYEKNSPISMKVLDRLERIDGETDDMDITFVKMGDPRYARKWGVTKLPAIVYFRNRFPSIYRGECESEDEVLDWLRKNRYRQPELNVFMYGLIALTLAFVSYTIFLLYGFPNHPKTS from the exons ATACACGAAGCTGTCATACCTGTGATAAAGTTTTAGAAGAATTAGAAAATATAGACGACGACACGGACAGTTTTGGGgtagattttgtgaaaataaacgataaaaGACTGGCTAAACATTATGGCATCAAGAATTTCCCAGCACTCACCTACTTCCGAGAGAAGGAACCAATCATTTACGAAG GAGATTTAATGGACGAAGAAAGTGTGTTGAATTTCTTAACGAGCTTGGAAGCTTTGGATTTACCAGATCGAATCGAAGAAgtgaactcgaaaattttacaaaaaatcatcgACGATACGGATTTTGTGGCCGTTCTATTCT GTCCGGAGCAAGATAGCTGTGCTACGAAGTCTccca ATAAACAAAATTGCCGGAAATGCGCCAAAGTACTACAAGAATTGGAAAACATTGACGACGAAGCGGATCAACTAGGCATAGGTTTCGTTAAAATAGCGGATGACGCGTTAGCCGAAGAATACAATTTGGGCGAGCTTCCAAAACTGGTGTATTATCGACATCAAATTCCAATCGTGTACGAAA ATGAGTTGACTAAAGAGGAAGATGTGTTAGAATGGTTGGTACAAAATAAATCAACTGGAGATGAAGACGATGTTATCGAAGAAGTAACCGCCAAAACACTGGAAACTCTTATATCATCGGTGGATTACTTAGTCGTTCTTTTCT acGACAACGACGAAGAAGAATCTCAAATTGTACTCGGTGAATTGGAGAAAATTGACGACGACTGCGACAGACATGGAATCCAGTTTGTAAAAATAGACGACACCAAGGTAGCCCAAGAATTTGGAATTGATACTGTACCTGCCATTGTTTACTTTGAGAAGAAAATACCAAATTTATACGATG GTAATTTGGAAAACGAAGAAGAAATACTGGAATGGTTAGTCAGCCAATTAGAGAAAGACGAAATCGAAGATATCACCGACGAAATGCTCGACAGGCTGATAAAGGACGGTAAAACCCTGGCTGTGCTGTTtt atgacGACAACGACAGAAAGTCTTTACGAGTTCTAAACGAATTGGAGAACATAGACGACGAATGCGACAAACTTGGagtaacttttgtaaaaattgataattcggaCGAAGCTAAAGAATacggaattgaaaaattacccgcACTTGTGTACTTCGAAAAAGGAATTCCTCTCATGTACAAAG GAAATctggaagaagaagaaaaagtttTGGCTTGGATCGAACATCAACTACAAAGCGACGAAATCGAAGACGTAACCGACGAAATGTTGGATATTTTAATTGAGAGGATGCCTCACGTGGCTGCTTTATTCT AtgacaaaaaccaaaaaaaaagtcaaaaagttcTCACCGAGTTGGAAAACATCGACGACGAATGCGATCAGAATGACATAGCTTTTGTGAAAATCGACGATCAAAAAGAAGCTCAAGAATACGGAGTGACGTCATTACCCCaactgatattttttgaaaaaagaattccgCACGTTTACGAAG GAGATTTACTAAAAGAGGAAGAATTACTCAGTTGGCTTATCCATCAGAAAAGGCACAGTGAAATACCTGAAGTGACCAATAAAATGGTTGATAAGCTTGTCGAGACTGTACCTTACTTGGCTGTGTTATTCT ACGATAAAGATGATAAACAAGATATACGAATTTTAAACGAACTGGAAAACATCGACGACGAATTGGACAAAGAAGGTATCGTTATAGTTAGGATAGATAATGACGAAGAAGCCAAAGAATACGGAATCGATCACCTACCCACATTGGTATACTTTGAAAACAGAATACCTGCTTTGTACGAAg GTGATTTAATCAACGAAGAAGAAGTACTCAGTTGGTTAATGGAGCAAAAATCTACTGCAACGATCGAAGAAGTTACTGACGAAATCTTGAAAGGATTAGTGGAGGAGCACGAATATGTTTTGGTTTATTTCA GTGGAAGATGCGAAGAAGGCGAAAAATGCGACAAAATTTTAGATGGTTTTGAAAACATCGACGATGAATTGGACGAAAGTGGAATCGTTTTTGTGACCACTGAAGACCAAAATATTGCCAAAGAGTACAGTATCAAAAGTTTTCCAGCTTTAGTATTCTTCCGCAACAAGGAACCTTTGCATTATAGTG GCGACCTCGAAGACGAAGATGAAGTTTTATCGTGGCTGAACGAAGACAGCACTTTGGAAATTCCAGGCAAAATCGAAGAAGTAAATGGCAAAATGTTGGATAAGATTTTAAACGAGACCGAGCATGTCGTGGTATTTTTCT ATAAAGAAGGCGAcaagaaaagtcaaaaaattttagccgAATTGGAAAATATAGACGACGAATGCGAAGAAAAAGGCATAAGTTTTGTCAAAACGTCCGACGATGGTATAGATAAAGAATACGATTTAGCTGAATTACCAGCTGTTGTCTATTATAGAAACCGATTCCGCAAAATTTATAACG GTGATCTAATGCACGAGGAAGCTATATTAGCCTGGGTGCTGGATTTGTACGTATCGACGCCTGATGTCATTGAAAGTGTGGACAGAAAAACGTTACAAGTTTTGATCAATGATGTGGAGCACTTGGCTGTGTTTTTCT ATAGCGATAAATGCGATACTTGCGAATCGATATTGAACGATTTAGAAACCATCGACGACGACACAGATAAACACGGTATTCAGTTTGTAAAATCCAAAGATTCTAAACTCGCTTCTGAATTGGGCATATTCAGCTTTCCAGCTCTAGTGTATTATGAAACCGGTGTTCCCATCATGTACGATG GAAATTTATTGGACGAAAGCGAAGTGCTGGACTGGATGATGAGGCAAAAAACTGACGAAAGCATCGAAGATATCGACCGAGATGGCCTCTTCGAATATATCGATACAAAAGAATTTTTGGCTGTGGTTTGGT ATACAGAAGACGATGCGGCCATGGCTCGAGTCATCCGCCATATCGAATTAATCGACGACGAGGCTTTAGAATATGGGATCAAAATAGTGAAATGTACCGATAAGTTGATGGCGAAAAAATTTGGGTTTCGTAACTTGCCCGGAATTACGTATTTTCGGAAAGGCAAATTCATCAATTACGACG GAGACATCGAAGACGATGAGGAATTATTAGACTGGTTAACGGATCCTTCAAATATGGAAATGACCGATCACATCGAAAAAGTCaatagaaaaatgtttgagaaaattagGCAAACTTCCGATTACGTGGCGGTTTTCTTTT ATAGTGACGACTGCAAACAATGCAATAGAGTATTAGCCGAATTGGAACACATCGACGATGAAGCCGACGACTTTGGAatagattttgtgaaaataaacgataaacaattttccaaagaaaTGGGTGTTTTTGCTCTTCCAgcagttgtttttttcaaactgggTTCGAAAGAACCTGTAATTTACGctg GAGACTTGTACGATGAAGAGGAAATATTAAACTGGTTAATGACGCAAAAGGATCCTTCAGGAGATGTAATCGAAGAACTGGAGGGGGAGAAATTACTACACGCCATTCATACTTCGGAATCATTGGCAGTCTTTTTCT GGAATGGTACCAAATGTGAAGAATGTATGTcgaaaaaaggccaaaaaaagcagaaaaaaattcgagaacGCCGAGAAGAAAGCGTCGCAGAAAATGCTGACAACGCTATTGATAATGAGATTGCTG ATCAAATGAACGAATGTGATCAATGTAGTCAAATTTTAGAAGAGTTGGAGAACATTGATGACGACTGCGACCGTCACGGAATCACTTTCGTTAAAACACAA GATTTTTCATTGGCAGAAAATTTCGGAGTATCAGAGCTACCTTCGTtggtgtattttgaaaatcaaatcccGAACATGTTTGAAG GCGATTTAACGGAAGAAGAAGAGGTACTTCAGTGGTTGATCACACAGAGGACGGAAGATCGAATAGAACTGATCACCAGAGCAATGCTAGAAGCGATGGTTGAGGACACGCAATACTTGGCTGTGTATTTCT ATAAGGAAACGTGCCACATTTGCGATCAAATTCTGGAAGGATTAGAAAGTATCGATGACGAATGTGACGTATTTGGAATCCATCtcgtcaaaattcaagatcCTCAGTTAGCCAAACGTTACTCCATCAAAACCTTTCCCGCTTTAGTCTATTTTCGAAATGGCAATCCTCTTTTATTTGAAG GAGATCTACAAAACGAAGAATCAGTTTTGGAATGGCTTATTGACGATGATAATCGCGAATTAGCAGATGAAATCGAAGAAGTGAACAGTCGTATGCTGGAAAGATTACTGGATGAGTCGCTATTTCTggctgtattttttt atgACAAAGACTGTGAAGACTGCGACGATATTTTGGAAGAGCTGGAAATTATAGACGGCGAAGCTGACTTATTTG GTATCGATATGGTAAAAATATCAGATTCCGAAGCGGCTCAAAAATATGGAATCGTAAACATGCCTTCTTTAGTATATTTCAGAAAGCGTATCCCATTACTATACGATG gcgATTTGTTGGATGCGGAAAAAATTCTAACCTGGTTAACGTCACAAgatgtttttgaaatcaaaaatgaaattgaagaagtGAATAGAAAGATGTTGTCAAAACTCCtggatgaaaatgaatttttggctgTTTATTTTT ATGAAAAGAATTCACCGATCAGTATGAAAGTGTTGGATCGTTTGGAAAGAATAGACGGTGAAACTGATGATATGGAtataacttttgtaaaaatgggTGATCCACGGTACGCCCGAAAATGGGGTGTAACAAAACTGCCAGCCATAGTTTACTTTAGAAATAGATTTCCTAGCATTTACAGAG GAGAATGTGAATCAGAAGATGAAGTATTAGACTGGTTAAGAAAAAACCGATACCGGCAGCCAGAATTGAACGTATTCATGTACGGTTTGATAGCCCTTACTCTGGCATTTGTCAGTTACACCATATTCCTTCTATATGGATTCCCTAATCACCCAAAGACATCGTAA